A DNA window from Leptolyngbya sp. KIOST-1 contains the following coding sequences:
- a CDS encoding iron-containing redox enzyme family protein: MIALSLRSLIETQYADQVQAFERSPWFQRLEQGQATPQEYDAFIFNLCQTHLKSPQILAFLYAVAPPEAAPQIKHNLLEELGLDEVAICHPDLLYQLAAAAGFDGDRQTRLAEAAQAQIRQLCTDPLLFGTMQELGLSVLLEVTCFEWMLSRMAGRMGQALATHRGLPPGSLTWFHHHSEVDIRHAEEGLDSVEQYLAYYEIEAEDLETILDITFRENIFAKRYFADLPSLAGAAHENC, translated from the coding sequence ATGATCGCGCTGTCGCTTCGCTCTCTGATTGAGACCCAATACGCCGACCAGGTGCAGGCCTTTGAGCGCTCCCCCTGGTTTCAGCGCCTGGAGCAGGGCCAGGCCACCCCCCAAGAGTACGATGCTTTTATTTTCAACCTCTGTCAGACCCACCTGAAGAGTCCGCAAATTCTGGCCTTTCTCTACGCCGTGGCCCCGCCGGAGGCCGCCCCCCAGATCAAGCACAACCTGCTCGAAGAACTGGGACTGGACGAGGTGGCGATCTGCCACCCCGATCTGCTGTATCAATTGGCGGCGGCGGCGGGGTTTGACGGCGATCGCCAGACCCGCCTGGCCGAGGCCGCCCAAGCCCAAATTCGGCAGCTCTGCACCGATCCGCTGCTGTTTGGCACTATGCAGGAGCTGGGGCTGTCGGTGCTGCTGGAGGTGACCTGCTTTGAGTGGATGCTCTCTCGCATGGCCGGGCGCATGGGCCAGGCCCTGGCGACCCATCGGGGCCTGCCGCCTGGGAGCCTGACCTGGTTTCACCACCATTCTGAGGTCGATATTCGCCACGCCGAGGAGGGGTTGGACAGCGTGGAGCAGTACCTGGCCTACTACGAGATCGAGGCGGAGGATCTGGAGACGATTCTCGACATCACCTTCCGCGAGAACATTTTTGCTAAGCGCTACTTTGCCGACCTGCCCTCGCTGGCCGGAGCTGCCCATGAAAATTGTTGA
- a CDS encoding CocE/NonD family hydrolase, whose product MKAGGFRHRVRWLSSRWVWLGLLAGLTALLLLLLGRGSAIAAAWLGHQLDYPPAQYGVRLERRVTVTAPDGTALVADVYHPRTAAPTPTILVRIPYSKQLKHILFARTVGHLWASHGYTTVIQGTRGRYESGGSYDPPFLNEAQDGRATLAWIAQQPWYDGHIGMWGGSYFGYTQWVLADQTDPGLSALLPQISSTDFYGMFYPGGAFSLESALYWATLSYGPRDVPLPPEQLQRGLAGWPLIEADDRAVQNIPFFDTWASHTERDRYWQSVDGTDRARRLQAPALLMAGWYDPFLPTQLADFQQIRAAAAPEVAEATRLVIGPWTHANTVTFPDGSRPRNYRFESIGPSLPWFDQQLKGDPETAYPEPVLIYVMGANTWRGESAWPLPRTRYTPYYLHSNGRANTLNGDGLLSLEPPGETEPSDRFVYDPQNPVPSAGGTMLGPNAGIQPQNAVEQRDDVLVYTSPPLGEAIEVTGPVQLRLQVATTAPHSDFTAKLVDVYPDGRAYNVSEGILRRGYEGAIDSDGLEDIQTPTEIAIDLWPTSQVFFPGHRLRLEVSSSSYPRFDRNPNTGGNIPTERQPVSATQTVYHHAAAVSQLILPIIPE is encoded by the coding sequence ATGAAGGCAGGAGGTTTTCGTCATCGCGTACGGTGGCTGTCATCCAGGTGGGTCTGGCTGGGGCTGCTGGCGGGGCTGACCGCGCTGCTGCTGCTGCTCCTTGGGCGGGGTAGCGCGATCGCCGCCGCCTGGCTGGGCCACCAGCTCGACTATCCCCCCGCCCAGTACGGCGTGCGCTTAGAGCGCCGGGTAACCGTGACCGCCCCTGACGGCACGGCGCTGGTGGCCGATGTCTACCATCCCCGCACCGCCGCCCCCACCCCCACCATTCTGGTGCGGATTCCCTATTCCAAACAGCTCAAGCACATTCTGTTTGCCCGCACCGTGGGCCATCTCTGGGCCAGTCACGGCTACACCACCGTGATTCAGGGCACGCGGGGCCGGTACGAGTCGGGCGGCAGCTACGATCCGCCCTTTCTGAACGAGGCCCAGGATGGGCGGGCCACGCTGGCCTGGATTGCCCAGCAGCCCTGGTACGACGGGCACATCGGCATGTGGGGCGGCTCCTACTTTGGCTATACCCAGTGGGTGCTGGCCGACCAGACGGATCCGGGGTTATCGGCCCTGTTGCCGCAAATCTCCAGCACCGACTTCTACGGCATGTTCTACCCCGGCGGCGCGTTTTCTTTAGAGAGCGCCCTCTACTGGGCCACCCTCAGCTACGGCCCCCGCGATGTGCCGCTGCCCCCGGAGCAGCTCCAGCGGGGCTTGGCGGGCTGGCCACTGATCGAGGCCGACGATCGCGCGGTGCAGAACATTCCGTTTTTTGACACCTGGGCCAGCCACACGGAGCGCGATCGCTACTGGCAGTCGGTCGATGGCACCGATCGCGCCCGTCGGCTCCAGGCCCCGGCCCTGCTGATGGCGGGCTGGTACGACCCGTTTTTGCCCACCCAGCTGGCCGACTTTCAACAGATCCGCGCCGCCGCTGCCCCCGAGGTCGCCGAGGCCACCCGCCTGGTCATCGGCCCCTGGACCCACGCCAACACCGTCACCTTCCCCGACGGCAGCCGCCCCCGCAACTACCGCTTCGAGAGCATTGGCCCCAGCCTGCCCTGGTTTGATCAGCAGCTCAAAGGTGACCCCGAGACGGCCTACCCCGAGCCGGTGTTGATCTACGTCATGGGTGCCAACACCTGGCGGGGTGAATCGGCCTGGCCCCTGCCCCGCACCCGCTATACGCCCTACTACCTGCACAGTAATGGCCGGGCCAACACCCTGAATGGCGACGGACTGCTCAGCCTGGAGCCGCCGGGGGAGACTGAACCCAGCGATCGCTTTGTCTACGACCCGCAAAACCCGGTACCCAGCGCCGGGGGCACCATGCTGGGACCAAATGCAGGCATTCAGCCCCAAAACGCGGTGGAACAGCGGGATGACGTGCTGGTCTATACCAGCCCGCCCCTGGGCGAGGCGATCGAGGTGACGGGGCCGGTGCAGCTGCGGCTCCAGGTTGCGACCACCGCACCCCACAGCGATTTCACCGCCAAATTGGTGGATGTCTACCCCGATGGCAGGGCCTACAACGTGTCTGAAGGCATTCTGCGGCGGGGCTACGAGGGCGCGATCGACAGCGATGGATTGGAGGACATCCAGACCCCTACCGAAATCGCGATCGACCTGTGGCCCACCAGCCAGGTCTTTTTCCCAGGCCATCGCCTGCGTCTGGAGGTATCTAGCAGCAGCTACCCCCGCTTCGATCGCAACCCCAACACGGGCGGCAACATTCCCACCGAGCGCCAGCCGGTCAGCGCAACTCAAACGGTCTACCACCACGCCGCCGCCGTCTCCCAGCTGATTCTGCCGATCATTCCGGAGTAG
- a CDS encoding GH3 auxin-responsive promoter family protein, with the protein MANLYTLGLRWQGRALKHRLEAATQEPEQAQTQLLQQLLSHHGDSQFGREHHFDRIRTPLDYRRAVPIRDYEGFRPYVAQMLAGQEQILVNEPVRMFTMTSGTTGQPKYIPVTAGVERGGAALMRQWLYRILQEHPTFLNRAVVGIVSPAIEGYTPGGIPYGSLSGRIYQQIPALIRRRYAIPYPVFEIPDYDRRYWAIARYALARQVSFLCTPNPSTLKRLTTVMTDQAESLIRAIHDGAGGEGLPVQRPQPERARQLEQIFATTGALRPRDCWPHLALLGCWTGGSVGAQARQLTADYGPLPIRDLGYLASEARITLPYQDNTPAGLLDLTLNVYEFIPEDCVDMADPPILLSHELEPGQRYQILLTTPGGLYRYHINDVVEVTGFYQRSPLVAFLRKGRDMSNLTGEKLHVNHVLAAIAALQRQFHQPIGPYRLVANAEAMRYELYWETPDIPSQDWVQQLLSALDTALAGNNTEYAQKRASQRLNFPCLHRMQPGWAEATQRRAVAQGQREVQYKWPVLTQQPLPLDTEAIAQTYELTLPYAHPPYAHPH; encoded by the coding sequence ATGGCCAACCTCTACACCCTCGGCCTGCGCTGGCAGGGACGAGCCCTGAAACACCGACTGGAGGCCGCCACCCAGGAGCCGGAGCAGGCCCAAACGCAGCTGTTGCAGCAGTTGCTCAGCCACCACGGCGACAGTCAGTTTGGCCGCGAGCACCACTTCGATCGCATCCGCACCCCGCTCGACTATCGCCGGGCCGTGCCCATCCGCGACTACGAAGGCTTTCGGCCCTACGTGGCGCAAATGCTGGCCGGGCAGGAGCAGATTCTGGTGAATGAGCCGGTGCGGATGTTCACCATGACCAGCGGCACCACCGGGCAGCCCAAGTATATTCCGGTCACCGCTGGGGTCGAGCGGGGCGGGGCAGCGCTGATGCGCCAGTGGCTCTACCGCATTCTGCAAGAGCACCCGACCTTTTTGAACCGGGCGGTGGTGGGGATCGTCAGCCCGGCGATTGAGGGCTACACCCCCGGCGGCATTCCCTACGGCAGCCTATCGGGGCGGATCTACCAACAGATTCCGGCCCTGATTCGCCGCCGCTACGCCATCCCCTACCCGGTGTTTGAGATCCCCGACTACGATCGTCGCTACTGGGCGATCGCCCGCTACGCCCTGGCCCGGCAGGTGTCGTTTCTCTGTACGCCCAACCCCAGCACCCTGAAGCGCCTGACCACGGTAATGACCGACCAGGCAGAGTCGCTGATTCGCGCCATCCACGACGGCGCAGGGGGCGAGGGCCTGCCCGTCCAGCGGCCCCAGCCGGAGCGGGCCAGACAGCTAGAGCAAATTTTCGCCACTACAGGAGCCCTGCGGCCTCGGGACTGCTGGCCCCACCTGGCCCTGCTGGGCTGCTGGACGGGCGGCTCCGTGGGAGCCCAGGCCCGCCAGCTCACCGCCGACTACGGCCCCCTGCCGATTCGCGATCTGGGCTACCTGGCCAGCGAGGCCCGTATCACCCTGCCCTACCAGGACAACACCCCCGCTGGCCTGCTGGATCTGACCCTGAATGTCTACGAATTTATTCCCGAAGACTGCGTGGACATGGCCGACCCGCCAATTCTGCTCAGCCATGAGCTAGAGCCGGGGCAGCGCTACCAGATTTTGCTCACCACCCCCGGCGGCCTCTACCGCTACCACATCAACGACGTGGTGGAGGTGACCGGGTTCTACCAGCGATCGCCCCTGGTGGCCTTTTTGCGCAAAGGGCGCGACATGAGCAACCTGACCGGGGAAAAGCTGCATGTCAACCATGTGCTGGCGGCGATCGCAGCCCTCCAGCGCCAGTTTCACCAGCCCATCGGCCCCTATCGCCTGGTGGCCAATGCCGAGGCCATGCGCTACGAGCTGTACTGGGAAACGCCTGACATCCCCAGCCAGGACTGGGTTCAGCAACTGCTGTCAGCCCTAGATACGGCTCTGGCCGGGAACAACACCGAATACGCCCAAAAACGCGCCTCTCAACGGTTGAATTTCCCCTGCCTTCACCGCATGCAGCCGGGCTGGGCAGAGGCAACCCAGCGCCGGGCCGTGGCCCAGGGCCAGCGGGAGGTGCAGTACAAATGGCCGGTGCTCACCCAGCAGCCCCTGCCGCTGGATACGGAGGCGATCGCGCAAACCTACGAGCTGACGCTGCCCTATGCCCACCCCCCCTATGCCCACCCCCACTGA
- the murJ gene encoding murein biosynthesis integral membrane protein MurJ: protein MSDAKPSRSLANIAGIVAAATILSKFVGLFRQQAIGAAFAVGPVADAYSFAYIIPGFLLILLGGINGPFHSAIVSVVARQDRKDTAKLIEAVNTLVGLILIGVSLLLFVLAGPIIDTIAPGLSLADTVARDIAVLQLRIMSPMALLAGLIGIGFGALNADSQFWLPSISPIFSSGAVLVGLGLLYGAIGGDITNPEYYLLGGAVLAASTLGGAVLQWLAQIPALWKSGLGRPRLRFDWSVPGVREVMRVLVPATLSSGMLQINLFTDLFFASFIPGTAAALSYANLLVQTPLGIISNVILVPFLPMFARLAAPENWPELKGRIRQSLLFTALTMLPLGALFVVLALPIVRVIYERGAFDEDASALVTSVLMVYGIGMFVYLARDVLVRVFYALGDGQTPFRISLINIVLNGVLDFFFIRWLGAPGLVLATVGVNVFSTLALTAMLHRKLRGMPLREWGGAIALLTALSFVAGTAAWGTLQGLEAGLGTEGFGVLALQLVIPGGVGLLVFTVGAFLLPIPEAKQLAARLRERVRR, encoded by the coding sequence GTGTCTGACGCAAAACCCTCTCGTTCTCTCGCCAATATTGCGGGCATTGTGGCTGCGGCCACCATCCTCAGCAAGTTTGTCGGGCTGTTTCGCCAGCAGGCGATCGGGGCGGCCTTTGCGGTGGGGCCGGTGGCCGACGCCTACAGCTTTGCCTACATCATTCCCGGCTTTTTGCTGATCTTGCTGGGGGGTATCAACGGGCCATTTCACAGTGCGATCGTCAGCGTGGTAGCGCGGCAAGACCGCAAAGACACCGCCAAGCTGATCGAGGCGGTGAATACCCTGGTGGGGCTGATCTTGATCGGGGTGTCGCTGCTGCTGTTTGTGCTGGCGGGGCCGATTATTGACACCATTGCCCCCGGCCTATCGCTGGCGGACACGGTGGCCCGCGACATCGCCGTGCTGCAACTGCGGATTATGTCGCCCATGGCCCTGCTGGCGGGGCTGATTGGCATTGGCTTTGGGGCGCTGAACGCCGACAGCCAGTTCTGGCTGCCCTCGATCAGTCCGATTTTCTCCAGTGGGGCGGTGCTGGTGGGGCTGGGGCTGCTCTACGGGGCGATCGGTGGCGACATCACCAACCCGGAGTACTACCTGCTGGGGGGGGCGGTGCTGGCGGCCAGTACCCTGGGGGGCGCGGTGTTGCAGTGGCTGGCCCAAATTCCAGCCCTGTGGAAGTCGGGGCTGGGGCGACCGCGCCTGCGCTTCGACTGGTCGGTGCCGGGGGTGCGCGAGGTGATGCGGGTGCTGGTGCCCGCCACCCTGTCCTCGGGGATGCTGCAAATTAACCTGTTCACTGACCTGTTCTTCGCCTCGTTTATTCCCGGCACGGCGGCGGCGCTGAGCTACGCCAATCTGCTGGTGCAGACGCCCCTGGGGATTATCTCCAACGTGATTTTGGTGCCGTTTTTGCCCATGTTCGCCCGGTTGGCGGCCCCGGAAAACTGGCCCGAACTCAAGGGCCGCATTCGCCAGAGCCTGCTGTTTACGGCACTGACCATGCTGCCCCTGGGGGCGCTGTTTGTGGTGCTAGCCCTGCCCATTGTGCGGGTGATCTACGAGCGGGGTGCCTTTGACGAGGACGCCTCGGCCCTGGTGACCTCGGTGCTGATGGTCTACGGCATTGGCATGTTTGTGTACCTGGCCCGCGATGTGCTGGTGCGGGTGTTCTATGCTCTGGGGGATGGGCAGACGCCTTTTCGCATCAGCCTAATCAACATCGTTCTGAACGGGGTGCTGGACTTTTTCTTCATTCGTTGGCTGGGGGCACCGGGTCTGGTGCTGGCCACGGTGGGAGTGAATGTGTTTTCGACCCTGGCGCTGACGGCTATGCTGCACCGCAAGCTGCGGGGGATGCCGCTGCGGGAATGGGGCGGCGCGATCGCCCTGCTGACCGCCCTAAGCTTCGTCGCGGGCACTGCCGCCTGGGGCACTCTGCAAGGTCTGGAAGCCGGGCTCGGCACCGAGGGCTTCGGGGTGCTGGCGCTACAACTGGTGATCCCCGGCGGGGTGGGGCTGCTGGTATTTACGGTGGGGGCGTTTCTGCTGCCCATACCTGAGGCCAAGCAGCTAGCCGCGCGGCTGCGGGAACGGGTGCGGCGATAG
- a CDS encoding mandelate racemase/muconate lactonizing enzyme family protein, with product MKIVEATLFALQIPFVEAFAHSVRSRSSSDSIVVRLRADDGTVGYGEAVARPYVTGETVAGCLEFMERTLWPAVQANDYPRWAGPGAIAWLESLALPAAADPMAHPGVVAWHGARCGFELALVDCLLKSAGVSLGELLPPRHPVTYSGVITASSVEGAVKHARRFKQFGLPHIKVKITGESDRERLAAIRAAVGPEMSLRVDGNGAYSVEGAIATCEALAEFHIDSAEQMIPRGSPQELATVQRATAIPQMADESLITLADAAALIEAGACRGFNLRLAKCGGLGPTLAIAELATAAGVVVQVGCQVGETAILSAAGRHLAAHLPEISFCEGSYGSLLLREDLSRRPIHFGHQGLAKPLKGPGLGVEIEDELLEKYAQQTITLSTEGA from the coding sequence ATGAAAATTGTTGAGGCCACCCTGTTTGCCCTGCAAATTCCCTTTGTGGAAGCCTTTGCCCACAGCGTGCGATCGCGCAGCAGTTCCGACTCCATCGTCGTGCGCTTGCGGGCCGACGACGGCACCGTGGGCTACGGCGAAGCAGTGGCGCGGCCCTACGTCACCGGTGAAACCGTGGCGGGCTGTCTGGAATTCATGGAGCGCACCCTGTGGCCTGCGGTGCAGGCGAATGACTACCCCCGCTGGGCCGGGCCGGGGGCGATCGCCTGGCTGGAGTCCCTGGCCCTGCCCGCCGCTGCCGATCCTATGGCCCACCCCGGCGTGGTGGCCTGGCACGGGGCGCGCTGTGGCTTTGAGCTGGCCCTGGTGGACTGTCTGCTGAAATCTGCCGGGGTCTCCCTGGGAGAACTGCTGCCGCCCCGGCACCCGGTCACCTACAGCGGCGTGATCACGGCCAGCAGCGTGGAAGGCGCGGTGAAGCACGCCAGGCGGTTTAAGCAGTTTGGCCTGCCCCACATCAAGGTGAAGATCACCGGAGAGTCGGATCGCGAACGGCTGGCGGCGATTCGCGCAGCGGTGGGGCCAGAGATGTCACTGCGAGTGGATGGCAATGGGGCTTATAGCGTGGAGGGTGCGATCGCCACCTGTGAAGCCCTGGCCGAATTCCACATTGACAGCGCCGAGCAGATGATTCCGCGTGGTAGTCCCCAGGAGTTAGCAACGGTGCAGAGGGCCACCGCCATTCCTCAAATGGCCGATGAGTCGCTGATCACCCTGGCCGATGCCGCAGCATTGATTGAGGCTGGGGCCTGCCGGGGCTTTAACCTGCGGCTGGCTAAATGCGGGGGGCTGGGGCCAACCCTGGCGATCGCCGAGCTGGCCACCGCCGCTGGGGTGGTGGTGCAGGTGGGCTGTCAGGTGGGTGAGACGGCGATTCTCTCGGCGGCGGGGCGGCACCTGGCGGCCCACTTGCCCGAGATCAGCTTTTGCGAAGGCTCCTACGGCAGCCTGCTGCTGCGGGAAGATCTCAGCCGCCGCCCGATTCACTTTGGCCACCAGGGCCTGGCAAAACCGCTCAAAGGGCCAGGGCTGGGGGTGGAGATTGAGGACGAGCTGCTGGAGAAGTACGCCCAGCAGACCATTACCCTTTCAACCGAGGGGGCGTGA
- a CDS encoding nuclease-related domain-containing protein, translating to MIDDVAPWAFAISFGFVFIFLEWFRWLTKSYSHPLIFTILLLAGIGYAVFRLYRVRQTIKRLRMARDGEKAVGQYLSDLREQGYRTYHDVIGTGFNVDHVIISDRGIYTVETKTYSKPESGRPTIIFDGEQLKINNTAFAQPDALIQAQAQAKWLQTLLKECTGKDFAVKPVIVFPGWFIETTPAAKSSPVWVLNPKALPGFLNHQPQVLPDEDVKLASYHLSRYIRSTGKPASKAV from the coding sequence GTGATTGACGATGTCGCTCCATGGGCATTTGCCATTTCATTTGGTTTTGTGTTCATATTCCTAGAGTGGTTTCGCTGGCTGACCAAGTCATATTCTCACCCCCTAATTTTCACAATCCTGCTGCTCGCTGGCATTGGGTATGCCGTTTTTAGGCTTTACCGCGTCCGGCAGACGATCAAGCGTCTGCGAATGGCCAGGGATGGGGAGAAAGCCGTCGGCCAATATTTGTCCGACTTGCGCGAGCAGGGCTACCGCACCTACCACGATGTCATTGGTACAGGCTTCAACGTCGATCACGTGATTATTTCTGACCGTGGCATCTACACCGTAGAGACCAAAACCTACAGCAAGCCTGAATCGGGTCGCCCAACCATCATCTTTGATGGCGAACAGCTCAAGATTAACAATACGGCCTTTGCCCAGCCCGATGCCCTTATTCAGGCCCAAGCCCAGGCAAAATGGTTGCAAACTCTATTGAAAGAATGCACTGGCAAAGACTTTGCAGTCAAACCCGTGATCGTCTTCCCCGGCTGGTTTATCGAAACCACGCCTGCGGCAAAATCTTCTCCGGTCTGGGTGCTGAACCCCAAGGCGCTACCTGGTTTTCTCAACCACCAGCCTCAAGTATTACCTGATGAAGATGTGAAGCTAGCGTCTTACCATCTATCCCGCTACATTCGCTCCACCGGAAAGCCAGCAAGCAAGGCTGTCTAG
- a CDS encoding ATP-dependent helicase yields MVAATPVDRETVLTEIRAGLRRGQQELADWAGGRLAVSAVPGSGKSTGMAAAAAIAIARHQLHLNRQLVLVTFTRSAAANLKAKVRGHLKALGLPQTSFTVSTLHGLALAIATRNPELSNLSLDTLTLVSPAQNNRILRACVEQWIVANPDRYYRLVDGRQFDGEETEQLRRQSVLRTEVLPSLAHTVIREAKSSGLMPGELLDLAQNVHYTRPTDGADYDVLTIAAGLYDRYQTLLQQRGWIDYDDMILGALRTLDDPDSRRFWQGRTFAVFEDEAQDSSPLQSRLLTLLAGDPEDPMAEPNLVRVGDPNQAINSTFTPADPVFFNQFCDACRTENRLVTMDQAGRSSGVIMAAANRMLAWVNQAQVAGPETPFRDQAIAPVPPDDPQPGANPDPLGAGVEILSPPTTLDAVRLIVQRVRDLFTENPDTSFAILVREGRQGRYVGDLLRDPEQVGVDLAVLGLKFYDVGEQDRQTRVPEDMLALLQFIERPHSADRLKGALRVLVDRQRIPTQDLNALAQAPEQFLYPGPLDAPPDTEAARAARRYCTGLLRSRLELPPYSLFSFIGLTLGYNQSELATADKLAARVSQQIRSENTLPAAIAVLQDIVGSERFTAVDTEDTDDLYTRPGQLTLITMHKAKGLDWDVVFLPFLHDKTIPGTLWVPPQGEFLGDFTLAEVARAQIRAHAHGADGAIPDILSAWEQAKRLKTAEEYRLLYVAMTRAKRLLWMSAAQQAPFTWSKPENVQAASPCPAVAVLGEWVGR; encoded by the coding sequence ATGGTGGCAGCTACACCCGTCGATCGAGAGACAGTACTGACCGAGATTCGCGCCGGGCTCAGGCGGGGGCAGCAAGAGCTGGCCGACTGGGCCGGGGGACGGCTGGCGGTGTCGGCGGTGCCGGGGTCGGGCAAATCGACCGGGATGGCGGCGGCGGCGGCGATCGCGATCGCCCGCCACCAGCTCCACCTGAACCGCCAGCTGGTGCTGGTCACCTTTACGCGATCGGCGGCGGCCAACCTCAAGGCCAAGGTGCGCGGCCACCTCAAGGCGCTGGGCCTGCCCCAGACCAGCTTTACCGTCTCTACCCTACACGGTCTGGCCCTGGCCATTGCTACCCGCAACCCTGAACTTTCCAACCTGAGCCTGGATACGCTAACGCTGGTTTCCCCGGCCCAGAACAACCGCATTCTGCGGGCCTGCGTAGAGCAGTGGATTGTGGCTAACCCCGACCGCTACTACCGCCTCGTCGATGGCCGCCAGTTTGACGGGGAGGAGACCGAACAGCTCCGGCGGCAGTCAGTGCTGCGGACTGAGGTGTTGCCCAGCCTGGCCCACACCGTGATCCGCGAAGCCAAGAGTTCCGGGCTGATGCCGGGTGAACTACTGGACCTGGCCCAAAACGTCCACTACACTCGACCAACGGATGGGGCAGACTACGACGTGCTCACCATTGCGGCGGGGCTGTACGATCGCTACCAGACCCTGCTTCAGCAGCGGGGCTGGATCGACTACGACGACATGATCCTGGGTGCCCTGCGGACCCTGGACGACCCCGATAGCCGTCGTTTTTGGCAAGGGCGCACCTTTGCTGTGTTTGAAGACGAAGCGCAAGATTCGTCGCCCTTGCAGAGTCGATTACTGACGCTGCTGGCGGGGGACCCTGAGGATCCCATGGCTGAACCTAACCTGGTGCGGGTGGGGGATCCTAACCAGGCGATCAACTCAACCTTTACCCCAGCGGATCCGGTTTTCTTCAACCAGTTCTGCGATGCCTGTCGGACAGAGAACCGGCTGGTGACCATGGATCAGGCGGGGCGCAGCAGCGGGGTGATCATGGCCGCCGCCAACCGGATGCTGGCCTGGGTGAACCAGGCGCAGGTGGCTGGGCCAGAGACCCCCTTTCGCGACCAGGCGATCGCCCCGGTGCCCCCCGACGACCCCCAGCCGGGGGCCAACCCAGACCCCCTGGGGGCCGGGGTGGAAATTCTCTCGCCGCCCACCACGCTGGATGCGGTCAGGCTGATCGTCCAGCGGGTCAGGGACCTGTTTACCGAAAACCCTGACACCAGCTTTGCCATTCTGGTGCGGGAGGGTCGCCAGGGCAGGTATGTGGGCGACCTGCTGCGCGATCCCGAGCAGGTGGGGGTAGACCTGGCGGTGCTGGGGCTCAAGTTCTACGACGTGGGCGAGCAGGACCGCCAGACCAGGGTGCCCGAAGACATGCTGGCTCTGCTGCAATTTATCGAGCGGCCCCACTCCGCCGATCGCCTCAAGGGAGCGCTGCGGGTGCTGGTCGATCGCCAGCGCATTCCCACCCAGGATCTCAATGCCCTGGCCCAGGCTCCAGAGCAGTTTCTCTATCCCGGCCCGCTGGATGCGCCCCCCGACACCGAGGCCGCCCGCGCGGCGCGGCGCTACTGCACCGGCCTGCTGCGATCGCGCCTCGAACTGCCCCCCTACAGCCTGTTTTCCTTCATTGGCCTCACCCTGGGCTACAACCAGAGCGAGCTGGCCACCGCTGACAAGCTGGCCGCCCGGGTCAGCCAGCAAATTCGCAGCGAAAACACGCTGCCAGCCGCGATCGCCGTGCTGCAAGACATCGTTGGCTCCGAGCGCTTTACCGCCGTCGATACTGAAGACACTGACGACCTCTACACCCGCCCCGGCCAGCTGACGCTGATCACCATGCACAAGGCCAAGGGCCTCGACTGGGACGTGGTGTTTCTGCCCTTTCTCCACGATAAAACCATCCCCGGCACCCTGTGGGTACCGCCCCAGGGCGAATTTTTGGGCGACTTCACCCTGGCGGAGGTGGCCCGCGCCCAGATCCGCGCCCACGCCCACGGGGCAGACGGCGCCATTCCCGACATTCTGAGCGCCTGGGAGCAGGCCAAACGCCTCAAAACCGCCGAAGAGTATCGCCTGCTCTACGTCGCCATGACCCGCGCCAAGCGCCTGTTGTGGATGTCGGCGGCCCAGCAGGCCCCCTTTACCTGGAGCAAGCCGGAGAATGTGCAGGCGGCGAGTCCTTGCCCGGCGGTGGCGGTGCTCGGGGAGTGGGTGGGGAGGTGA